One part of the Coffea eugenioides isolate CCC68of chromosome 10, Ceug_1.0, whole genome shotgun sequence genome encodes these proteins:
- the LOC113750465 gene encoding uncharacterized protein LOC113750465, whose product MHDVKFAAICEPKADVSQIEYIRLRLSFDAIEINMSGDLWVFYSLPFTCSVLGRSSQHISLLVYHSWLPGNLVVSFVHASCSREERRALWHALLADKPTSVPWCVCGDFNVILEPQEKRGGRPFGNTEGQELLSFMEEAAVFDMGFPGSSFTCCNNQRGRARIWKRLDRLLINKECATLPLFISEVGGLPLRILCSKLLATRRAIQEWNKNSFGNVFNAVRVAEENVLRAEFRVEHDDSEEAQIELSRVQTELRHALLIEEQF is encoded by the exons ATGCATGATGTAAAATTTGCTGCAATATGTGAACCAAAGGCAGATGTCTCACAAATTGAGTACATTAGACTTCGCCTTTCGTTTGACGCTATAGAGATTAACATGTCAGGCGATTTATGGGTTTTTTATAGTTTGCCATTTACGTGCTCTGTGTTGGGTCGATCTTCCCAACATATCTCTCTTCTAGTTTATCACTCTTGGCTGCCAGGAAATTTAGTTGTCTCATTTGTTCATGCGAGTTGCTCGAGGGAGGAGAGGCGGGCACTGTGGCATGCTTTGTTGGCTGACAAACCAACTTCGGTACCTTGGTGCGTGTGTGGGGACTTTAACGTGATTCTAGAGCCACAGGAGAAGAGAGGAGGGCGCCCATTTGGCAACACTGAGGGACAAGAGCTATTGTCATTTATGGAGGAGGCTGCGGTATTTGACATGGGATTCCCAGGGTCAAGCTTCACATGCTGTAACAATCAAAGGGGCCGCGCAAGAATTTGGAAGAGATTGGATAGGCTCTTGATCAATAAAGAATGTGCGACGTTGCCATTGTTCATTTCG GAAGTGGGTGGACTTCCATTGCGGATCTTATGTTCCAAGCTACTGGCGACCAGACGAGCGATTCAAGAGTGGAACAAAAACTCTTTTGGGAATGTCTTTAATGCTGTTCGCGTAGCGGAGGAGAATGTGCTCCGTGCGGAGTTCCGAGTTGAGCATGATGACTCGGAGGAGGCGCAGATAGAGCTGAGCAGAGTTCAAACGGAGTTGAGGCATGCACTATTGATTGAGGAGCAGTTTTAG